A region of Drosophila mauritiana strain mau12 chromosome 3L, ASM438214v1, whole genome shotgun sequence DNA encodes the following proteins:
- the LOC117139794 gene encoding uncharacterized protein LOC117139794: protein MLSKLLPILFLQGGRRTYSLCSKVYTIPTSNHTLTGQVLKVPNLNSQKRCFGTHIVVRQKRDRFYTDIGELRAELVYSIRDGVMTIKSTNVPEELGGHGIGKLLAKSALDYALLNGHFIIIRCRFVQHYIDKYEPQYAKYIIN from the coding sequence ATGCTCTCCAAATTGCTTCCAATTCTGTTTCTGCAAGGTGGACGAAGAACGTATTCCTTGTGCTCGAAAGTCTACACCATCCCAACAAGTAACCACACCCTAACTGGCCAAGTTCTAAAGGTTCCAAACCTAAATTCGCAGAAGAGATGTTTTGGCACGCACATTGTTGTCCGGCAAAAGAGGGATCGGTTCTACACCGACATTGGCGAGCTCCGGGCTGAATTGGTATACTCCATCAGGGACGGTGTAATGACCATAAAAAGCACCAACGTCCCGGAGGAACTGGGCGGACACGGCATTGGGAAGCTACTGGCCAAGTCAGCACTGGACTACGCACTGCTGAATGGGCACTTCATTATTATAAGGTGCCGTTTTGTCCAGCACTACATCGACAAGTATGAGCCGCAATACGCCAAGTACATAATAAATTAG
- the LOC117141348 gene encoding polycomb group RING finger protein 3 yields the protein MERRVKLKTINPHITCKICGGYFIDATTVTECLHTFCKSCLVKHLEEKKTCPTCDNIIHQSHPLQYISFDRTMQDIVYKLVPKLQEDESRRERDFYKSRNMPCPKDITQNHEDDNEKVMDAHAESDFHRLDEQVNVCLECISNNFKNLQRRFIRCSSQATITHLKKLVAKKILNGIEKYREIDILCNEELLGKDHTLKFVYVTRWRFRDPPLRLQFRPRVEL from the exons ATGGAGCGGCGCGTGAAGCTGAAGACGATCAATCCGCACATCACGTGCAAGATCTGCGGCGGCTACTTCATCGATGCCACCACGGTGACGGAGTGTCTGCACACAT TTTGCAAGAGTTGCCTGGTGAAGCACCTGGAGGAGAAGAAAACCTGCCCCACCTGCGACAACATCATCCATCAGTCCCATCCCCTGCAATACATCAGCTTCGATCGCACCATGCAGGACATTGTGTACAAACTGGTGCCGAAACTGCAAGAAG ATGAATCGCGCCGGGAGCGGGACTTCTACAAGAGCAGGAACATGCCGTGCCCCAAGGATATCACGCAGAACCACGAGGACGACAACGAGAAGGTGATGGACGCCCACGCCGAGTCCGACTTCCATCGCCTGGACGAGCAGGTGAACGTGTGCCTGGAGTGCATTAGCAATAACTTCAAGAACCTGCAGAGGCGATTCATTCGCTGCAGCTCGCAGGCGACGATAACGCACCTCAAGAAGCTGGTGGCCAAGAAGATCCTCAACGGCATCGAAAAGTACAGAGAG ATCGACATACTGTGCAACGAGGAGCTGCTCGGCAAGGATCACACGCTGAAGTTCGTCTACGTGACGCGCTGGCGCTTCCGGGATCCGCCGCTTCGGCTGCAGTTTCGTCCGCGGGTCGAGCTCTAA
- the LOC117141347 gene encoding female-specific protein transformer isoform X1, which yields MKMDADSSGTEHRDSRGSRSRSWREREHHGRTRERDSRKKEHKIPYFADEVREQDRIRRLRQRAHQSTRRTRSRSRSQSSDRGSRHRRHRQRSRSRNRSRSRSSERRRRQRSPHRYNPPPKIINYYVQVPPQDFYGMSGMQQSFGYQRLPRPPPFPPAPFRYHQRQPFMGAPRFGYRNAGRPPY from the exons ATGAAAATGGACGCCGACAGCAGTGGAACCGAGCATCGAG ATTCCCGTGGCTCAAGGTCGCGATCCTGGCGAGAAAGAGAACACCATGGCCGAACTAGAGAGAGGGATAGCAGAAAGAAGGAGCACAAGATTCCGTACTTTGCGGACGAGGTTCGAGAACAGGATCGGATAAGAAGGCTGCGCCAAAGAGCGCACCAATCCACCAGACGCACTCGCTCCAGATCCAGATCCCAGTCGTCCGACCGTGGGAGCAGGCACAGAAGGCATCGTCAGCGCTCTAGGAGCCGCAATCGTAGCCGAAGTCGCAGCAGTGAACGAAGACGCCGTCAAAGGAGCCCGCATCGGTACAATCCACCGCCAAAGATCATCAACTACTATGTGCAAGTGCCACCACAGGATTTCTAC GGGATGTCTGGCATGCAGCAAAGTTTTGGATACCAACGGCTACCACGTCCTCCGCCGTTTCCACCGGCCCCCTTCAGATATCACCAGCGACAGCCGTTCATGGGAGCTCCGCGATTTGGCTACAGAAACGCGGGGCGCCCCCCATATTGA
- the LOC117141347 gene encoding uncharacterized protein LOC117141347 isoform X2 yields the protein MKMDADSSGTEHRVSYCVKCEMDENERCTTRQRKRS from the exons ATGAAAATGGACGCCGACAGCAGTGGAACCGAGCATCGAG TGTCATATTGTGTGAAATGTGAAATGGATGAGAATGAACGCTGCACGACCAGACAGAGAAAGAGAAGCTAG